gtcattttatgtattatgttctcattgtttttttcctattttcttaccattgtcgcttgtgGTTGGgattagaatcactttctgttacatttttagaaatccacccaaaccccaactacagacgagaatagttttaaaagcggaagaaaaacatgtagaaatataagtacatcctaacccaaacccaaaatCTAACACCAACCTCaagacaatgatttaaaaatagaaaaaaagagaaaacaacacataaaatgacacggaaaagaaagtcgtgccaggGACACGAAAAACTACTTATAGAAATTTGTGATTGTGAGACAAAAAAGGTAAATTaatcacaaataaattaatcacatttttcatgactataacacgactttccgtgagatcatgttgcggAAGTATTTATTCGCAATATTGACATTATGTACAACAATtccattcatttaattttccTATATGCTTTACACAGATCTCTATTTACACTGGGAATCTCTATTCACAATCTGTAATTTAAGAAATGTACTACAGTAAgtaaagtttatttatatagcacatttatCTCAGCAGAGCTGACCAAAACTCTAAATGGGCCACATTACGTTATATATTATGTAATCAGGTAATCTGCACTTTACGTATGTGTCTTTGTGTGTCTTACCGATTCCTTATTCCATGTTTGGAAGTTGAATTTGAAGTCGATTTGTATACATGTTATTGAAGTAAGACGATTGTGAATGCAAGGACAATTACCATAAAAtttcataaatattttattgttgattgctaaatgtaatgtaaattgTGGCCAATCACAATCAAGTATTCAAAAGTACCGTGTATAATGGTTGTGTCTCAACCTATAAAATGCACAATTTTTACCTAATGAACTTAACAATTTATACTGCATTCatgtttttttcaatattaagtCGATAAAACACTGAAAGCGAATAAAGAGATTTTTGTTTTAtgcaatatttatttttagtcactattttaatAAATACCTTCATGACATACAGTAAAGCAGCTGAGATCTGCTGAATATTTCATAATGGCACACAGAAGAAACACACTTAAGTAAGCCCAGAACTATGCCATCTAACCCAGAGGGGAAGCTTCTAATGAACGTATGTTCCTGGGTTGTCCAAGAAGTTATTGATCTTCTTTGCCACATCATCAAGCTCATTTGTATTGGTGTATTTCAGAAGGTTGTGAGATCGTACGAAATAATGCCGGAGATAATGCTGGCTAACACATTTATAAAGCTTATGCACCAGCCGTAAAACACATTCCTTGAAATCTTTCCAGTCCCTGGTGCATGGGTACTTCTCACATGTCCAGAACAGCAATGTCTATAGAAATGATTTGAACATAAAGGGAAAGTATATATAATTACAGTTATAAttacaatattctgtatgtgaGTAATAACATGAAAGATGATAGTAACGATCTAAGAAGCCTGTTTTGATGGGGCTGATACCTGTAGGTGGTAGGCAGTGATGACAGGTTTACTTCCAGGACACCAGACTTCTTCCTTAAGTTGTCTGACCACCCGATAACACTTCCTGCGGCATCCGCCATCCCCATCTATATTACTCATCAACACCTGCTCCGCCCGAGAGAATGACAGCAGCCAGTGGTAGTTTGATGTGGCCATTAAATTAAATCCAAAAGACTGTAGAGGATTTATTAAGataaacaacattgtaattttgGAACAGTACTCAGGTCAGCTAATTTGTTGGTTGAAGAGGATACTTCACAAGACtttataagatgtaaaatacaattttggtgtccccagagtgcataagtaaagttttagctcaaaatattatatatataatttattatggcATGTTAAAGTTGCATAATGCACacatgtgctgttttggggtgtgtccttttaaatgcaaatgagctgatgaaatgcaaccACTGagacttttctctttaacaaagcattcatataatttgtctagtaaatgtacttatcccgCTATATTTAGCTAAGCTTGTccggaacaaagcattcacataactcgtatgggtaatatacttatgccgcaatagctagcctgtctggaaccgagcggatattaaaccacaatactgtatgacacttgcattacatacGAACGGCCCCTATACACTAATACagtaggattttgtttctctttctctgtctcGAACTATCCCTATAATATTTGGTATGTCCCCCTTTGATGTAAAGAGCATGCACTCAAGCAGGCCCTGATAAAAAGCCTGATTGACAAAAACTTAATAGTGCCATTTCTCTTTATCCACTGACCTTGATGCAGCGAGCACGCTCTGCGGATGGCCATCTCCGAAAGAGACGGGGCCAACGAGCCCTCTTTGGCCAGTAGTTCATTAGCTCCACTGTAGGAACCAGTTCTACCTCAACTTGTCCCTCTGATGTTTCCACGGCAACACGCACCACTGACCCGACTGACTCCAGCATGCTCACTTTATCTAACACAGAGGAAAAGCAAGTTAAAATACGAAACGATGCCATTCATTTAGACTTAATGTATATAAAACCTCATCCACAGGGTACGAACTTGTTAGTCCACATGTCTTTATGGATGCCTCCAGATGCTCTTTAAAGACATTCACCACCTTGGCTGGCACAATGTCACCTTCAATGGTCATGCAGGTGTCATGCCACTCTTGACTAGGGTTAACAAAGCTCTCTAGCTCCAGCCACTGATGGACCTTCTCTGGCTCACGGACCGGGGAGAGGAGACGAGATCCGCTCAGTGTGTAGTATCTCCATTGTCTTGTTCGCCTTTGCTTATAGCCCATCAGACCTCGCAGAGGCACCGAGATGAGGAACAAGGTAGGTGTGAGCACCTGGAGGAGGGAAATTCATGGCCAAAATCTATCAGTTAATCCACAGTGCAATGCAGCAGTACACATTTAACTTACTAATTATTTCTAAGAGgaagtattttaataaaaaatacacctCATCTTTAATCTATATGACTATTGTTTTACATAACCCAGCTGAGTATTTTATAGCTTATTCACAATTGATCTAACAAAACACAACAAACAGAGCAGTTGGTGTTCACTGTATGTACTGTAAACCAGGATTAACACCTATAATAACacaattttgttgtttatattcACTTTCTTACTTGAATGGCAGGGTTGTATGCACATCTTCCCCGCAGCAACGTAGCCCATTTTGTCACTAAAGCTGGTTGATCCTAAGTGTTGACACCACAGGAATTATGACATTAATAAAACAATgataaattatttttgtttgattaaTAGACAATATGGCTATTACTTTGAGGCTGGTATTGTGAACTCCGGAGTTTGCAATGGACTGGAAGCGAGCATCCTTTGAGCTGACCTCAGCTGTGAGATCTTTGATCATTTTCTGCACGTCTTCTACCGACTTTGAAACTTGCCGATGCCTGAGGTCCACCTTACAATGACAGATAAGCCACCATTAACGTGATTATATCAGAAACACTAAATTAAATCCCTACGTCAAATCTTTAATTTAGTAAAACCATTCAAACATTCACtataaatatatgctttataTTTTAGCCATCCGacagaaaacacagacatgAATCTATTAAAAGATCTCATCAGCACTTAACactatcaaaaaaaaaacagaagtaGGTCACCTGATTTTGTAAATAGTTGTCCAGATCTTCATCAGTAAAGCTGCTCATTTTGCAGTCTATCCAAATGATCTGTatcaattaaaatgttattttaagtattgtttttgtGTTAAGGTCTGTGTAGtccttttgatttttttgtcGGTCTTTGTATTTGTGACACAGATTGTGCTGTGAGCACTTCAACAGAGAGTCATTGATCTCACAATATTGATTTCTGAGATGTTAAAAAGCCCATGGTCCTCTGCTACTCACATGGTAGatcacaaataaatgttttgaataGTTaataacgatattcaaaaagatGATATAGGTTATATGTATGAATGATTATATATATGATTATATTatgaaaatcattttaaaaaaataaataaaattatatatttatatttttgtttctttttcaaaatgattttcatataaatataatttattaatttatttgtatacTGATAATACAACCTGAAAACAATtcaagtgatttttttttcttttagacCCATGAACTGCAGGCCTTTAGCACAGTCTGCTTTGAAAGCATTTTGTAACAATATGGAAAAACACTCTTCTAATCACTTATGTCCATTAACACACATTAACCTTCTGCAGTCAGCGGTGAAAAGAAAGTGAACTCATTACATCCAAATCTGACCTGCTGTTAAAGAAGTGTCATGCCaatttattaacattaataaCATGTATCCATGCAATTACGGGTGACAAATGAACTCGGTCTGTTATGACTGATGAGATAACAATCATAACAGACTGAAATTAAAAGCAACTAAAACAGTTAATCTTGCAAATTTTACAAACTCTAACGAGAATGTTATTAATGTACCTATAAAtaatagattaaaaaaaaatagcaacAATTTCCTGAGTTTGCTGGGttttaataagtaaaaaatgtcCATTTATAGGCTACTACATAATGAGAATAATGGAATTCAACATTTAGATCAATATTAAGTGTGGGTTAGGGTTAATATAAAATACTGTTGAATATAAAATACATCCCATCTTATAAGTAACTATTAACTTTAATTTGTACTGTTGCTGGTTGTACATTACAGTGGGATTTACTGATATGGGTCATGAAAtcaaatttttattatttgaagaGTTTTGGTCGCCATCTACAGAACAAAAGCTGTACTGCGCTTTGCCCTTTACTaggaccgtttctcaatcggaaTGCTGCAGACTGCGggggtcgcatatgcaggctgcatacgtcatcaagcctggtttatttaagttaactgagcattatatTCCCAAGTCATAATCACATTCCAACAATTTACGATTGACTAAGAATAACtgttaactttataattgttaatattctgaaataagacttatGCAGCCTTAAATGTGACCACCAGGGGCTGCAGGCTTCGGATTGATAAAACGGCCTACATTTCCCAGCATGCTGTTAGACAAATGTCACAACAAACCTCGGTACTCTTGTTTAAAACGGTGTCATTCGTAACAAATAAGACATATTGACCTATGGCCACACTGGAATGGAAACATTTGAGCTAACTCACTGAGGTATTGTATGTCGTTATATATTCAGTGTGTTGCATTAGGGTAAATGTTGAACAGTTTGTTGAATATGTAACCCTGAGCATTAGCTCCCATGCTACACATTGGATTAGCGATACAGAGATCACATATAAAGATATGTCTACTGCAGGCATCTAACAAGTACAGTACACGATCATTCTTGACACAGCTTTGTGAGATGAGATCTGACCTAGCATGAAATAAAAGGATATGCAAATTTAGGTAGACATGTATGAAGTGTAAATTCACGAGTTTTTACACTTCAGGCTACCTTCTCGTCAGGTCTAAGAAATTATAGTAAACGAgtttggcttgatttttggacCAGAATTCGCCTCCATTTAAGCTATGGGACTGCTTAATAAAATATGGTCAATAAAATACATTGATGTAGGCAGCTGCGgcttacagacagacagatagacagacatacagaagGGTGGGTTGGTGTATATGAATGGATGGaccgacagatagatagataattagaagaatagacagacagacatacatataacaagatagatagacagacatatagattaTTAGAAGAATAAACAGAAAGACAtataaacagatagacagacgggTGGGTTGGTATAtgaatggatggacagacagatagatagataattagaagaatagacagacagacatacatataacaagatagatagacagacatatagattaTTAGAAGAATAAACAGAAAGACAtataaacagatagacagacgggTGGGTTGGTATAtgaatggatggacagacagatagatagataattagaagaaaagacagacagacatataaaaagacagacagacagacagacagacagataattagaagaatagacagacagacatataaacagatagatagatagactgacAAATCTGTGGGTCAGTATATGAATGGATGGACAGGTATTTAAGTTGATGGAAAGATAAATAGAagaatggacagacagacatataaacAGATAGACATACAGATGGGTCTGTATATGGATGAATGGACAGATAgataataagaaaaaaatagacagactgatagatagacagacagacagatgggttGCTCGGTATGAATTAATTGACAGAGAGATAGATAAAATGATGGATAAATTGAAGAATGGACAGATAGACATATAATAACATAGATAAAGAGACACAGAGATGGATGGGTCtgtatatggatggatggacagatagataataagaaattttgtaatgtttaaccTGTAAAAGACCAAAATATATTGTTGCTAATACTGcagtcagtttgtctctgttttgtaatttcatttttttcaggTCCTGTTTACAAAGACACACAATGAGCCATTTTGTGTTGCTAAGATTACACAGTGGAGAACGCTGCAGAGCTCTTCTTACCCTCTGTCGTTCTCTCACCTGGCGGGCGCTGAGCTCTCTATCTATTAGCCACAGCTTAAGAGAAAGCTACCGTCTGCTGCAGCTGCCAGATAATGGAGCCAGTAGCCCTGCAGAGGTGAAAGAGGCTTACCTACATATGGCCAAACTCTACCATCCTGATTCCGGCAATCCCACGGCAGACGCAGCTTTATTTTCACAGGTAGAGGAGGCTTATAGGGCCGTCCAAGCCCATATGGCACGGCAGAGATCAACCTCCCAGTACCCTCAGCAAatggaggaggaggaagaggaagatAAGGTTAAAGGTCAGGTTCCTCAACACAGACACTACCTCAGTTTCGAAGGCAGGGGTTCAGGAACCCCAAGCCAACGGGAAAGGCAATACAGGCAGTTCCGCATTGACCGTGCAACCGACCAGGTCCTGGAGTATAGACGCAAGGAGATGGAGAAGGCGGCAGCGGACGAGGGTGCCATGGTGACCCGGGACGCACGCTTACGCAGCAAGCAGATCAAAATCACCCAGGCGGTGGAGAGGTTGGTGGAGGACCTCATCCAGGAGTCCATGGCCCGCGGAGACTTCAGGAACCTCAGTGGAACCGGCAAACCGATCAACAAATTCGACCATAACCCGTACATGGATCCCATGACGCACAACCTCAACAGAATCCTCATTGACAATGGGTACCAGCCCGAGTGGATTGTCACACAGAAGGAAATCAGGGAAACCATCGAAAAAATGAGGGCGAGGTTGCAGGAGGTCAGGGCCAGGCTTGGTGAACCCATGAGGCACTCAGAAGTCCTCCAGTGGAAAGAGCACTGTGCGGTGTTTGCTGATGAGCTGGTGAAACTGAACAAAAAAGTGGATAATTTTAACCTGATTGTGCCTCTTATGAATAGGCAGATGGTGCATTTTAGTCTGAAAAGGGAGGTGGAGAAAATACTGAAAACTGACAAGCTGTTAAGGCCGCAGaaggaaagagagaaagaaggaAAACAGATGGAAGAGATGAAGACAGCAAGAACGTCTCAGCACATCAAACAAGGTCTCATTACATGGATGCAGAATCTTCTCAAATGagatgcatttaaaatataaaaaataacattttacaataaggttgtacaTAAGTAAATGTGTTAGTTAACATGAtctaattttatttattaatgttagttatagttaatgccaatacagCTGTTCATGTAAgtttattgtgcattaactaatgttaacagagAGCCTATAATTTGTAATTATtagtattagtaaatgctgaaattaaaggaaaacaccattgtttttcaatatttaacttttacctcagctcagactaattaatacattcctttttttttcaatgcgtccaggtaatctttgtacagcatgtTGTGaatttagcatttagcctagccccattcattccttaggatccaaacagggatgaatttagaagccaacaAACACTTCAATGTTTACCCTTTTTAAAGGCTGTTACATagttacacaaaataaaagatTATTTTATGATGTTACTATATGTTATTATACAATGTTACTGCGCaccaaggtcgaagtgctgcaaactaagtacTCTTCCGCCATATaatatagttctaattttttatccgcttaaaaaaaatcaccacgttttattttgtgccaccatacttactcgtgtaactactcatgtaacagtctttaaatagggaaaacatggaagtgtttggtggcttctaaattcatccctgtttggatcctaaggaatgaatggggctaggctaaatgctaacacattcacaaagtgctatgcaaagatgaagtgcacgcatttacaaaagataggtatgtattaatttgtctaagttgagttaagatcaaagtaaaatattgaaaaaaggttgtgttttcctttaacatgaactaagattaataaattctgttgtattgttcattgttagttcatgttagctaatacaTGATGTTGTTAAcaaatgtaaactttattgtaaagtgttgccaaAATATCTGTAGATGGGT
The genomic region above belongs to Paramisgurnus dabryanus chromosome 15, PD_genome_1.1, whole genome shotgun sequence and contains:
- the mab21l3 gene encoding protein mab-21-like 3, with the translated sequence MIKDLTAEVSSKDARFQSIANSGVHNTSLKDQPALVTKWATLLRGRCAYNPAIQVLTPTLFLISVPLRGLMGYKQRRTRQWRYYTLSGSRLLSPVREPEKVHQWLELESFVNPSQEWHDTCMTIEGDIVPAKVVNVFKEHLEASIKTCGLTNKVSMLESVGSVVRVAVETSEGQVEVELVPTVELMNYWPKRARWPRLFRRWPSAERARCIKSFGFNLMATSNYHWLLSFSRAEQVLMSNIDGDGGCRRKCYRVVRQLKEEVWCPGSKPVITAYHLQTLLFWTCEKYPCTRDWKDFKECVLRLVHKLYKCVSQHYLRHYFVRSHNLLKYTNTNELDDVAKKINNFLDNPGTYVH
- the dnajc28 gene encoding dnaJ homolog subfamily C member 28 encodes the protein MSHFVLLRLHSGERCRALLTLCRSLTWRALSSLSISHSLRESYRLLQLPDNGASSPAEVKEAYLHMAKLYHPDSGNPTADAALFSQVEEAYRAVQAHMARQRSTSQYPQQMEEEEEEDKVKGQVPQHRHYLSFEGRGSGTPSQRERQYRQFRIDRATDQVLEYRRKEMEKAAADEGAMVTRDARLRSKQIKITQAVERLVEDLIQESMARGDFRNLSGTGKPINKFDHNPYMDPMTHNLNRILIDNGYQPEWIVTQKEIRETIEKMRARLQEVRARLGEPMRHSEVLQWKEHCAVFADELVKLNKKVDNFNLIVPLMNRQMVHFSLKREVEKILKTDKLLRPQKEREKEGKQMEEMKTARTSQHIKQGLITWMQNLLK